One Miscanthus floridulus cultivar M001 chromosome 11, ASM1932011v1, whole genome shotgun sequence DNA window includes the following coding sequences:
- the LOC136491755 gene encoding uncharacterized protein gives MRVYPLGQINLPVMFKDHANFCTEIMTFDVVDFEGYYHAILGRPCYAWFMAVPNYTYLKLKMLGLSDTITMGTTFPHAYTCDWENLEHATGLVNSVELKRLQEEVVSAMPDYHEPTTVSAFSLTEETKAMEIDPIDPTKMVRIGTKLPTK, from the coding sequence ATGCGGGTGTACCCGCTTGGGCAGATCAACCTGCCCGTCATGTTCAAGGACCATGCCAACTTTTGCACGGAGATCATGACCTTTGATGTGGTAGACTTCGAGGGGTACTACCACGCAATCTTGGGACGTCCATGTTATGCTtggttcatggctgtccccaactatacctacctcaagctaaagatgctagggcTGAGTGACACCATCACCATGGGAACTACCTTCCCACATGCATACACGTGCGATTGGGAGAACCTCGAGCACGCCACCGGTCTCGTCAACTCCGTTGAGCTCAAGAGGCTCCAGGAGGAGGTAGTCTCGGCCATGCCTGACTACCATGAGCCAACCACTGTGAGTGCATTTAGCCTGACCGAGGAGACTAAGGCGATGGAGATCGATCCCATCgatccaaccaagatggtgcggatcgggaccaagctcccgaccaaatag